The genomic interval ATCAAGGGATAGAGGGATCAAGGGATCAAGGGATCGAGGGATCAAGGGATCAAGGGATCGAGGGACCAAGGGATCAAGGGACCAAGGGATCGAGGGCCACAGGACAGGGGCGAGCGACAAGGGGCAAAGGGACAAGGTTCAATGCAAGGCTCGAGGGTTTCCAAGCGTAAGGGCGAGGGTGAATAGTTTGAACGAAGAGATCAAGCGTTACTGGAACGCGCATATTCATGACCTGGAGATGACGACGCAGCCCATTGGGACGCGTGAGTTCTTCGACGATCTCGAGGCGTACCGTTTCGACAAGCTGCGCTACTTACCGCAGCTCGTCGACTTCGGCGCGTTTGCTGGGCGGGAGCTCCTCGAGGTTGGCTGCGGCATCGGCACCGACTTGGTGCGATTTGCCCGCGGCGGTGCGCGCACGACGGGCGTGGACCTCTCCGAGACCGCGATAGACCTCGCGCAGCGCAACGTCGCGCTGCACGGTGTGGCCGATCGCGCCACGCTACGTGTGGCGGACGGAGAAGCCTTGCCATTCGAGGCGGATCACTTCGACTGCGTGTACGGGCACGGCGTCATCCCGTACACAGGCGATCCAGCTCGGCTATTGTCTGAATGTTACCGCGTGCTGAAGCGCGGCGGCCACGGCCTGTTCATGGTGTACAACCGCGTCTCGTGGCTGAACGCGCTGTCCAAGGTGATGCGCGTCGATCTCGAGCACGCCGACGCGCCGGTGCTTCGCAAATACTCGATTCCCGAATTTCGCGACCTTCTGGAGCAGGTTGGCTTTCGCGACGGGCGCATCGTCCCCGAGCGCTTTCCGGTACGATCGCGCCTCCACGGTGGCTGGAAGGGGGCCCTCTACAACACCTGCTTCGTGGGAACCTTCAACACGTTACCCCGCCCGCTCGTCCAGCGGTTCGGGTGGCATCTGATGGCGCTATACAGGAAGTGACGCCCGTTACGCTGACGCAGGCACCAACTCTCGGCTCCGATACCGACGTTTTTCCGCCGATGCGCGAACGAGGAATTTCGCGTACGGGACAACCTGCTTGATCGCCGCGACGTTCATCTGGCACGGGCTCAGACAGGTAGGGCACTTCTCGCTTCTAATCCATTCTCGATGCGCCTGGGACGCTTCTCGGAAGTAGATGGTCTCCGGGTCCTCTTCGCACGCGTTGCCCACCACACGGCTGTTCTCGCAGAAGAACAGGCCGCCGTCGGGGTTGAGCATGACGCCTTGCGACTGGAAGGGGCACGGCGCCAGACGATGATACCCGTTGCCGATCATGTCGGCGTAGTGCATGTAGATGAAGTTCTGGCCGTCCAGGAGCGGATCCTGGCGCACGCGGTCCAAGAAGAACTGCCGCATCTGCTCCTCTTCCTTGGCGACCGGCTTGATGTCGCCTTCGAGCTCAGCATTGCCCAGCATCGCCTCGGTGAAGCGGACCATGTTGAACACGATGTCGAGCTTCTCGCGCCGTGCCCACGCCAAGATGTTCTCCGCATCGTCCAGGTTCATCGAGAAGATGGTGGAGGAGATGCCGAAATTGAAGGGATACTGCTTCTGCAGCGCCTTCATGGCCGCGATCGTTTCGCTGGCCTTGTCGAAGCCGCGCTTGACGCGCCGCACGTCGTTGTGGACCTCGCCGACACCGTCAATCGACACACGGGCACTGAAGATGACGTCGCGCGCGTGACACAGCTCGACGATCTTCGTCAGCATCGGGATGGCCCGGTGCGGTGTGAGGCCAGTCGTGTTGAGCGTGAGCTTGCGGAGGCGAGGTAACTTGTCGGTGACCAGCCGGCAGATGTCCACGAGGTCATTGCGCGTCGTGGGCTCTCCACCCGAGATGCTGCAGATCTCGAGATTCTTCCAGAGCGAGGAGTCGAGCACGCGCTCGATTTGCTCGAGTGTGATGTCCTGCTTGCGATCGCCGCGCTGCCAATTGCTGCACATGTTGCAGCGGGCGTCGCAGACGAACGTGATGTGGAAGATGAGGACGGTGGGGTGGATCGGATGCCGCCGGGCCACGTACCCGTTCAGCAGGTCCCGGGGTGCGCTCAACGCCGCCTTGGTCAGATATCTGGCTGCATAGGTTTGAGCCATATTAAGTCCTTCATTTTACGTAATTTCGGGGCCGACGTCAAAGAAGGGATCCCTTGACCCCTTGACCCTTGACCCCTTGCCCTCTGAGATAAAGCCATGCGCCCGGCAGATTTCCCGCAATTCCCGAGAGGACGATCAAGGTCGACAATGCGAACGAAAGCTCATCCGCGACGCCGACCCGGTGCAGCAGCCAGACGATCACGCCTTGGGGCAGGCCGAATCCGCTGACCGAGAGTGGTAGCAGCAGCATGAGCAAGCCAATCGGCATGAAAACGAGATAGTACGTGAACGGCACCTCCATCCCGAGGCCGAGCCCCAGCACGTACGCCTGTAGGACGCGGAGCACCTGAACCAACAGCGACAAGCAGAACACCGATGCAAGCACGCCAGGCGCGCGCCGATAACGGGCCACGGCGTCGGCGAGCCGCAGCAGGATCCGGCCGAGCTGGCGCGTTTGCCAGCCCGTCTGCAGAAAACGCTGCACAAGGCGGTCCGCCCAAAGGGCGGCTACGGTTCCGATGGCGACGCCGGCCGTCAGCAGAAGGATCCCGTCTCGAAGCGCGGACTCCTCCGCCTGCGTCCAGATCAGGGCCCCCATGGTCCCAAGGAGAACGATCGCGATGACGCCCAGCAAGCGGTCGACGGCCACCGACGCCAGCGCCGCACTGTTGTGCGCGGTGTGCCGGCCCAGCGACCATGCGCGCGCGGCGTCTCCGCCGACGCCGGCCGGGAGGAAGCTCCCGACGAAGGAGCTGACCAGGAAGATCCTCGCCGCTGGGCCGAAGGCAACCGGCGTTTCGCTGGCCTTCAGCAGCAGCACCCAACGCCAGATCATCGTGACGCGGTCGAGCGCCAGCAGCAGGCCCACCAGACCAACCGACCAGAGACACACGCCCAGGATGGCCCGCGCGGCGGCGCCGGCATCCACTTGGCGGACGAGATACACGAGGATGGCCGACGTGATGATGACGCGGAGCCACGTCGACCGGAGCAGGCGAGTCACGGCAGCGGCTTGCGCGCGACGAAGGTGAGGGTCTCGAACAGATTCTTGCGGACCTTGAACAGCAGCTCCTCCGAGCGCGTATAGCGCGACAAGGCGTCGACGCCCGGTAGGTTCACGAGGAGCGCAGCCCCCGCGAGCAGGTCGCGTCCGAGCCCTGTGGCCACCCCAATGCTCCGCACGACCTGCTCGAGCCGAAATCCGCCGTCGTAGAGCAGCTGTCGGACCCGCCGCTCGGTGGTCACGAAGTTATGGGTGTAATCGACGTCCCAGAAGAAGGTGCGCTCCTTCAAGTAATCAGGCACCACGATGAAGAGCACACCGCCCGGTTTGAGCGCGCGCAGCGCCTCCGCCGTGAACGCGCGGGCGGCGTCGATCCCCGACATGTGCTCCAGGACTTGGTCTGCGTACACCACCTCGTAGCCGGCATCGTCAACGGGTAACGGCGGCACGAACGCCTTGAGGACCTCCAGGCCTTTGGCTCGCAATACCTCGATCAAGAGGTCGCTTGCCTCGACCGCGACGTATGTCCAGCCGGCCGCGATTGCCGCCTCGCCCAACGACCCGTGCCCCGGCCCGATTTCGAGGAGACGTCCGGGTGGACGGCTATGGCGCGTGAGCAGCTCGAGCCGCGTCCGTTCGATGCGGTTGCGTCGCCCCGCGCCGTAATCGGTGAGCTGCTTCTCCCTGAACGACCGGTAGAACGTGTCAGCCACGAAGGTCAGTATTCGTTCTTGAACCGCCCACGCGTGATCCAGATGTACATGCCCGCCGGCGTAATGCTGTGCACCTCGTTGACCCCGTAGCTCGGGCTCCCGCAGTGCCCAATGATCACGTCGTAAATCCAGACGTCACGACTGTTCTCGCTCCGGCCAGGACCGTGGTGATACGCGACGACGTCCTTCGACGGGTCGCTGGGGTTCCCACGCTTTCCATTGAAGCCCCAGCGGTTGTCGTCCTGACGCAGGCGGTCGACCAGCGTGTCCAGGAAGCGCCAGCCGGTCGGCGTGTGCTCCTGGCACGAATGGTTGTACAGGAGATCCGGTTGCGCAGCCACGAGCTGGCCTCCAACCGCGGCCAACTGAGCGCGTGCCTTCGCCTCGCTGGTTTGGCCATCCGGTGTGCGCGGCTGGACGCCTCCACCGGTCGTAAACGTCGCCGTGGCCGACCATGGCCCCACGCCTTCCTCGTTTTCCCCGCGGACGCGCCACTGATAGGTCGTCCGGGCGGCGAGACTCGCGCCGCCGAGCTCGAGGACGGCCGTTTCGCCGCGAGCCGGCACGACGCGGTCCACGACGCGCCGGTCGCCCCGCAACACCTGGAAGCGATGCACGACGCCCTTGATCTCCGCGAACTCCCCCGTGGCTGCTTCTGCCTCGAGGGCCTTGGGACGCTCGCCCTTCGGATACGTGTGGCCGTTGGCCGGCTCGGTTGGCGTCGGCGCTGTCAGCTTCAGCTGCGGCTGGCTGCCAGACTCCGCGGTCCGCGAGCCGTCGCCCCCGGCGTCCGGTACTGCCGCCGGTGCCGCCGGCGATTGCTCACTGCAGCCCGCGGCAACGCTCACCGCGAGCAACAAGCCTAATTTTGTTGCAAGTCGCATAGCTCTCCCCTTGGTTGACCGACAGCGAACACACAAAATTCGCCCGCGGCCCGCGCTGGGAGAGCGAACCAATGGCAGGAACGCACGCATTCTACAACGGGTCATTGACACTATCCACTACTTTCACCAGGGGAGGGGGATTCTCGGGAAGCCCAGGTCGTCGAACGTCATACGGATGCCGAGGCCGCCCTGGACACCGCCGGCCCGCACCTTGCGCGGGCCGCTGACGGCATCGAGCGTGACCGAGGCGGTGGCCCAGCGCACGAAGCCGTTGGCGCCGAGCTCGGTGAAGCCCGGGAGGCTCCACGGCAGGCGGTAGGTGCCGTCGAGGCCGACATGGTACCCAACGGTCCAGTCGCTCTCTTCGCGCGGCTGAAGGCTGCGGATGGACACGGTCTCGAAGTCGGGTGGATCATTTTCGTCGAGGTTGTCCGGTGTGAGCGCACCAACGAACTCGTGTGAGACGAAGTAGAACGACGGGCCGGCCGACAGGCCGATATCGATGTCGTCACGGACCGGCACCATCCAGCCGGCGCTCAGGTGAAACGCCGACTCCTGGTGCTGGAGGGAGTCGCTGCTTCCGGCGGTCGTGCGCGTCCTGCCGAAATCGACCGGGTGTGGGACGACGGCCGTCACGGCCGATCGAGCGTCTCCCGAGACGCGCGTGAATGTCCCGCCGATGAGCGCATTGCGCCAGACGCGCCATCCGGCCCCCACACCGAAGAGGAAGGCGCCGCCGTAGCGCTGCGATGTTTGCACGCTCGCCGTTTCGTTGTAGACCGCGAAGTCGAAGCCCTCGCTCACCGACGAGCCCAAGATCTCACCGCCGAATCCCACGCTCACGATCAGGTCATGCTCCCATGGCCGCATGATCGTCTGCGGAATTCGGCCCAGCAGGCCCGGTTGTGTATCAGGAGGCGTCTGCGCGTGCGCAGGAAGCGCGACGATGAGACCTAGGAAAAGCAATAGTGCAACGTTCCGCATGAGCGGCGACATTCTTTCAGCAGCTCACACGCGAGTCAACGGAAATCGGGACTCAGGATTCAGGAATTAGGATTCGGGAATCAGTGGTTACGTGTCGAGCTTGACATCATCGGTTTGATCGAGCAGTCGGGGCTTGTGATCGCGATGGAGAGCCGCACGTTCCCTGGCGGGCTGTGGGCTTCGTCGGAGCAGGAAAAGAGCGCCACCGGCGAGCGACAACACCATGATGAGACCCGCGCTGGCGAGCGAGAGCGCGAGCGCAGCGCCGACACCCAGGCCGAGCCGCGTGAAGAAATAGCTGAACGTCGCTTCCCGCACGCCCAAGCCGTTGATGGAGATTGGCAGGAGCTGCGCCACCAGACTGACGGGCACGATGATCAGCGCGTCGCGCACGCGGAAAGGGATCCCGAGGCCGTAGGCAACAGCGACATAGACGAGGACGAGCAGGAGCTGAACGGTTACCGCGCCGGCTCCAGCGATCGCGACAGCCCCCGGACGACGGGCCATCTGCTCGAGCAGAGTATGGATGCGCGCCAAGCGATGCTCTACCCACTCTGGATGCAAGACACGGAGCGGTCCGAGCAGCTTGGTCACGAGATGCGGGTAGTAGAGTACCGGCACACCGACGGCCACGAAGCCAGCGAGGGCCATCCAGAGATAACTGGCTCCGGGTACCGGCATTCGCCCGTGGTGGGCGAGCACTGATCCGGCTGCCGCGACGGCCGTGAGCGCCGCGAGGCCAATCAGCCGATCGACGAGAATCACGCCGGTGGCAACCGTGCGGGAGCCGGTCAGCGGTGCCGTGTCGGCGATGCGGACCACGTCGCCGCCAATATTGCTCGGGAGGAAGTTATTGAAGAAGGTCGCGACCAGGTACGAACGAAACAGCATCGAGACGGGGACGCCGACTTGCTGCGTATCCAGCAAGAGGCGCCAGCGCCAGGCGCCGACGAGGAGATGCAAGAGATAGACGAAAACGCCGAGCAGCAGCCAGCCGGGGTCCATGCCTTGTAGCCGCCCGCCAACTTCGGCGACATCGGTCTGCGAGAAAAGCAACCACAGCAGGCCCGCGCTGACCCCGATCTTCACGATAAGGAACAGGACCCGCCGTGAATTGCCCGTTTCTCGCGCTCCCGACATCGAACCGAGCAGGGTAGCACGGAAGGGGTGAGGGGGTGACAGGGTGAGAGGGTCATCCAGGCGTACGCAGCCCACATCGCAGGACAGTGCCAGGTCGGAAGCGGAAATTCTGTTCGCCGCCACATCTATGCCCGAAGAACCCCCTCACCTTGTCACCCTGTCACCCTCTCACCTTGTCACCGTGTCACCCACTGTCTATAATGCCGACATTGTTGCTGGGCTACGACGCCGCAACGCATGGGTTGAATTCTGTGACTGCCCCCGCCGCTCCGCTCCGGATCCTCATGCTGGCTCCGGAGCCGTTCTTTGAGCCGCGTGGCACGCCATTCAGCGAGTATCACCGCATTAAAGCGCTGGTCGAGGATGGGCACCAGGTCGATCTGGTCACCTATCCCTTTGGCGGCGACGTGCAGCTGCCGAACGTCCGCATCGTGCGGTGTGCGCGGCCGCCCTTCGTCCACAGCGTGCCTGTCGGTCCCTCTCTTCGCAAAGCGATTCTGGATGTTTGCCTCGGTGCGACTGCGCTGCGCTGGGCGCTCGGCCGCCGCAATCGCTACGATGCCATCCATTCCCACGAGGAAGCGGGCCTGCTGGGTGTGTGGCTGAGTCGACGGCTCGGCGTGCCGCACCTGTATGACATGCATTCGAGCCTGCCGCAGCAGCTCGCCAACTTTCACTTCTCGCAGTCCCGTCTGTTGCGTCGTGTCTTCGACTGGATGGAGCAGACGATGGTCCGCGACTCGCGGGTGATCATTACGATTTGCCAGGAGCTGCAGGATCAGGTGCGCACGATGGGCGCGGGCGAGCGGGCGGTGCTGATCGAGAACGTCATGGGCGGCGACGTCGACGACGTGCCGGGGCCTGGACGCGAGAAGTTGCGCGCGGCTTGGGGCATCACGCCGGAGCAGCCCGTCGTGCTCTACACTGGTACCTTCGAATCGTATCAGGGGCTCGACCTGTTGCTCGAGGCTGCGGTGCATCTTCGGACGCGTGTGCCTGATGCCGTGGTCGTGATCGTCGGTGGGGCGCCCGAGCAGGTCAGCGGTTATCAGAAGCGAGCGGCTGCACGCGGCGCACCGATTTTTTGTGTAGGACAGCGGCCGCCCGAAGAGATCCCGCACTTCGTAGATGCCTGCGACGTGCTGGTCTCACCACGGATTGCCGGCACGAATACGCCGCTCAAGATTTACTCGTATCTGCGCTCGGGCCGTCCAATCGTTGCGACCGACCTTTGGACGCATCGTCAGGTGCTCGACGAGACGTCGGCGGTGCTGGTGCGGCCAGATGCCGAGGCGGTCGCCGATGGCCTGACCGTGCTGCTGCGGAATCCAGCCGAACGCGCCCGCATCGTTGACGGCGCCCGCCAGCTGGCCAGCGCGAAGTACAGCCGCGCGGGATACGTGGAGCGCACGCGGCGCGCGTACGAGCTGCTCATGGACGGCTCATCGCGGCCCGTCGGCCACACGCCGCTCCCGCCGGTTGGCCAGGTGCGCGCAAGGAGCTCGAAGCTGTGAAGACACTGGTCACGGGCGTAACGGGATTCACCGGTGGCCACCTGGCTCGGTACCTCAAGAGCCGTGGCGCCGAGGTGCGCGGCGTCGTTCGGCCGGAGAGCGCCAGCCGTCCGGTCGTCCAGGATCTGCGCGCGGCCGGCATCGAGATCGCAGAAGCGGATTTGAGCGATCCGCTGATGGTGGGAGAGGCGTGCGACGGCGCAGAGGTCATCTATCACGTGGCGGCAGCCTATCGGGAAGCAGGTCAGCCGGCGACCATGTACCGAGAGGTGAACGTCGGCGGAACGCTGAACATTATTCACAACGCCCGATCCCGCAGCGTGCGGCGCCTCGTGTATTGCAGCACCGGAGGCGTCCATGGTCACGTGGCGAATCCGCCGGCCAACGAGAAGGCGCCCTTCAATCCGGGCGACATCTACCAGCAAACCAAGCTGGAAGCGGAAGAGGAGGCGCGCCGGGCCGGTCAGGGCGGCGACGTCGAGGTGGTCGTTGCTCGGCCCATCGGTATCTACGGCCCGGGTGACACACGGTTTCTCAAGATGTTCCGTGGGATCGCGCGGGGCCGATTCCCCATTCTCGGATCGGGCGAGGTCTTCTATCATCTGACGTACATCGATGACCTCGTCGAGGGGTTTCGGCTCTGCGGCGAGCTGCCGCAGGCGGCCGGGCGGACCTATTTACTCGCGGGGCCTCGGTATACAACCCTCAACGAGCTGACGCGGCTCATTGCGGACGAGCTGAAGGTCAAGCCACCGCGGCTACGGCTGCCGGTCTGGCCCTTCTGGCTCGCCGGGGCGGTGTGCGAGCTGGTGTGCGTGCCGCTGCGCGTGGAGCCGCCGCTCTATCGGCGGCGCGTGGACTTCTACACCAAGAGCCGTGCATTCGACACGACGCGCGCCCGCACGGAGCTGGCATACGAGCCCAAGGTGGATCTCCCCGAGGGGATCCGGCGGACGGTCGCTTGGTATCGGGCGGAAGGGCTTTTGTAGGTCCTTGAATCTGTTTAGATGCTGAACGTTGTCCAAGTCTGCGACCATCTCGGGTGGCCCGGCTCCCGGATGCACGGTGTCAAGCGGTTGTTTGCGTGGATGATCCCGCGCTTCG from Luteitalea sp. carries:
- a CDS encoding methyltransferase domain-containing protein, giving the protein MNSLNEEIKRYWNAHIHDLEMTTQPIGTREFFDDLEAYRFDKLRYLPQLVDFGAFAGRELLEVGCGIGTDLVRFARGGARTTGVDLSETAIDLAQRNVALHGVADRATLRVADGEALPFEADHFDCVYGHGVIPYTGDPARLLSECYRVLKRGGHGLFMVYNRVSWLNALSKVMRVDLEHADAPVLRKYSIPEFRDLLEQVGFRDGRIVPERFPVRSRLHGGWKGALYNTCFVGTFNTLPRPLVQRFGWHLMALYRK
- a CDS encoding radical SAM protein, with amino-acid sequence MAQTYAARYLTKAALSAPRDLLNGYVARRHPIHPTVLIFHITFVCDARCNMCSNWQRGDRKQDITLEQIERVLDSSLWKNLEICSISGGEPTTRNDLVDICRLVTDKLPRLRKLTLNTTGLTPHRAIPMLTKIVELCHARDVIFSARVSIDGVGEVHNDVRRVKRGFDKASETIAAMKALQKQYPFNFGISSTIFSMNLDDAENILAWARREKLDIVFNMVRFTEAMLGNAELEGDIKPVAKEEEQMRQFFLDRVRQDPLLDGQNFIYMHYADMIGNGYHRLAPCPFQSQGVMLNPDGGLFFCENSRVVGNACEEDPETIYFREASQAHREWIRSEKCPTCLSPCQMNVAAIKQVVPYAKFLVRASAEKRRYRSRELVPASA
- a CDS encoding flippase-like domain-containing protein; protein product: MSARAGRAEHWGGHRARTRPARGGCAPREPTGRRRLVALYALGGAAVQGPQESVRDPHLRRAQAAAVTRLLRSTWLRVIITSAILVYLVRQVDAGAAARAILGVCLWSVGLVGLLLALDRVTMIWRWVLLLKASETPVAFGPAARIFLVSSFVGSFLPAGVGGDAARAWSLGRHTAHNSAALASVAVDRLLGVIAIVLLGTMGALIWTQAEESALRDGILLLTAGVAIGTVAALWADRLVQRFLQTGWQTRQLGRILLRLADAVARYRRAPGVLASVFCLSLLVQVLRVLQAYVLGLGLGMEVPFTYYLVFMPIGLLMLLLPLSVSGFGLPQGVIVWLLHRVGVADELSFALSTLIVLSGIAGNLPGAWLYLRGQGVKGQGVKGSLL
- a CDS encoding methyltransferase domain-containing protein, which produces MDLRRDHWALREPELRGQRGAQHYAGGHVHLDHAWAVQERILTFVADTFYRSFREKQLTDYGAGRRNRIERTRLELLTRHSRPPGRLLEIGPGHGSLGEAAIAAGWTYVAVEASDLLIEVLRAKGLEVLKAFVPPLPVDDAGYEVVYADQVLEHMSGIDAARAFTAEALRALKPGGVLFIVVPDYLKERTFFWDVDYTHNFVTTERRVRQLLYDGGFRLEQVVRSIGVATGLGRDLLAGAALLVNLPGVDALSRYTRSEELLFKVRKNLFETLTFVARKPLP
- a CDS encoding glycosyltransferase is translated as MPTLLLGYDAATHGLNSVTAPAAPLRILMLAPEPFFEPRGTPFSEYHRIKALVEDGHQVDLVTYPFGGDVQLPNVRIVRCARPPFVHSVPVGPSLRKAILDVCLGATALRWALGRRNRYDAIHSHEEAGLLGVWLSRRLGVPHLYDMHSSLPQQLANFHFSQSRLLRRVFDWMEQTMVRDSRVIITICQELQDQVRTMGAGERAVLIENVMGGDVDDVPGPGREKLRAAWGITPEQPVVLYTGTFESYQGLDLLLEAAVHLRTRVPDAVVVIVGGAPEQVSGYQKRAAARGAPIFCVGQRPPEEIPHFVDACDVLVSPRIAGTNTPLKIYSYLRSGRPIVATDLWTHRQVLDETSAVLVRPDAEAVADGLTVLLRNPAERARIVDGARQLASAKYSRAGYVERTRRAYELLMDGSSRPVGHTPLPPVGQVRARSSKL
- a CDS encoding NAD-dependent epimerase/dehydratase family protein; amino-acid sequence: MRGAHAARVRAAHGRLIAARRPHAAPAGWPGARKELEAVKTLVTGVTGFTGGHLARYLKSRGAEVRGVVRPESASRPVVQDLRAAGIEIAEADLSDPLMVGEACDGAEVIYHVAAAYREAGQPATMYREVNVGGTLNIIHNARSRSVRRLVYCSTGGVHGHVANPPANEKAPFNPGDIYQQTKLEAEEEARRAGQGGDVEVVVARPIGIYGPGDTRFLKMFRGIARGRFPILGSGEVFYHLTYIDDLVEGFRLCGELPQAAGRTYLLAGPRYTTLNELTRLIADELKVKPPRLRLPVWPFWLAGAVCELVCVPLRVEPPLYRRRVDFYTKSRAFDTTRARTELAYEPKVDLPEGIRRTVAWYRAEGLL